From the genome of Nasonia vitripennis strain AsymCx chromosome 1, Nvit_psr_1.1, whole genome shotgun sequence, one region includes:
- the LOC107980464 gene encoding multiple inositol polyphosphate phosphatase 1-like, with the protein MKRWGFWLGALGAVAVLVVLLCVFLISHSKIRCYTEEEDHYLYLASRTTYERARGHNLTRLPSDSKCKPVQIWAFIRHGARYPEPKLINRYRKLDQLRDEIIENHEKGRGKLCDSDLELLKQWVLIPPADEIPPALLNKNGEEELKNFGKRLKDTFPELLKAGSIPGASQKDYKFRGTDNQRTQASQTALMEGIFEGEGVTVVPEKVPNNDSLLYVNMNCPTYQASLKLNPWNESDAFTESGAEFNATVERITERLGFEEEIDRGTVLLLWEICRYETAWKRKGQWSTWCLVFDPEDMQALEFREDIGTYYYAGPGRPINKQIACPTVKDLVQRFRNVVKNGQEKSGEPKSVFYFGHTVMLAATMGAMGMTESEVPFVATNYQQMIDRKFRTSLVGPFGGNLILVLYRCNSENKSTHKVTIHATERPWSLPDCPDGVCDWDTFEQKYADTADHCNLDFCYQ; encoded by the exons ATGAAACGGTGGGGATTCTGGTTGGGAGCCCTCGGGGCTGTAGCAGTTTTGGTGGTGCTTCTGTGCGTCTTCCTCATAAGTCACTCCAAGATTCGCTGCTACACGGAAGAGGAAGATCACTACCTGTATCTGGCCAGCAGAACTACTTACGAAAGGGCTCGAGGACACAATCTCACGCGGCTGCCGTCGGATTCGA AATGTAAGCCGGTACAAATTTGGGCTTTCATCCGTCACGGCGCTCGGTATCCGGAACCCAAGCTGATCAACAGATATCGGAAACTGGACCAGCTGAGGGACGAAATCATCGAAAACCACGAGAAAGGAC GGGGTAAGCTCTGCGACTCCGATTTGGAACTTCTGAAGCAATGGGTGCTGATACCACCCGCGGACGAGATACCACCAGCTTTGTTGAACAAAAACGGCGAGGAGGAGTTGAAGAACTTTGGCAAGCGCCTGAAAGATACCTTCCCCGAACTCTTGAAGGCGGGAAGCATTCCGGGCGCCTCGCAAAAGGATTACAAA TTCAGAGGAACGGACAACCAAAGGACACAGGCTAGTCAGACAGCCCTGATGGAAGGCATATTCGAGGGCGAGGGAGTGACCGTAGTCCCGGAGAAGGTCCCGAATAACGATTCGCTCTTATAC GTCAACATGAACTGCCCAACCTACCAAGCGAGTCTGAAGCTCAACCCCTGGAACGAGTCTGATGCATTCACGGAAAGCGGAGCTGAATTCAACGCTACTGTGGAGAGAATCACCGAACGTCTCGGCTTTGAGGAAGAAATCGACCGAG GTACGGTGCTTCTGCTCTGGGAGATATGTCGTTACGAGACTGCTTGGAAGAGAAAGGGACAGTGGTCCACCTGGTGTCTGGTTTTCGATCCCGAGGACATGCAAGCTCTGGAGTTCCGCGAGGACATCGGTACCTACTACTACGCTGGTCCTGGAAGGCCCATCAACAAGCAGATAGCTTGTCCTACGGTCAAGGATTTGGTCCAACGGTTCAG AAACGTGGTGAAAAACGGCCAAGAAAAGAGTGGCGAACCAAAGAGTGTCTTCTACTTCGGCCACACAGTCATGCTCGCGGCGACGATGGGCGCTATGGGCATGACCGAGAGCGAGGTCCCGTTTGTGGCGACCAACTATCAACAGATGATCGACAGGAAGTTCCGAACGTCGCTCGTCGGACCTTTCGGTGGCAACCTCATCCTCGTTCTCTACAG ATGTAACTCCGAAAACAAATCCACCCACAAGGTTACCATTCACGCGACCGAGCGTCCCTGGTCTCTGCCCGACTGTCCCGACGGCGTTTGCGACTGGGATACCTTCGAACAAAAGTACGCCGACACTGCCGATCATTgtaatttagatttttgttaCCAATAG
- the LOC107980665 gene encoding multiple inositol polyphosphate phosphatase 1, giving the protein MSASSIIILLALLSVFLFVVNGDEECYAEIDIPHLLMGTKTAYESSRGNATRLPIESACKPVQIWALIRHGARYPDSNVIKQFSQLNGLRDEILLNHNQRGKLCDADLKNLREWKMNPEPNKMPAKELTESGKKEMREFARRLKDSYPELLHVESSQNCTEADYKFRATDIQRTKASMEAFMDGLLEGKKVKPEEPPKKDSLLYTYKNCPAYEDSLISDPIVNSETIKFTNGPDFRAVQQNVSDRLGFESLIDTDAMLFVYEICRFETAWHGRSAWCAAFSSKDINVLEYREDIGCYYYCGPGRRINEMLGCPPLQDMIRRFRNFEKNADEPKAVFYFTHTVTLQATMAAMGIGKDKYPLLSSNYHAAGDRTFKTSLIGPFAGNLVAVFHRCSNNGVTQHKVTLHVSERLWPVSGCADGICDWEIFEQKYADAADQCNLHFCNSPID; this is encoded by the exons ATGTCTGCTTCAAGCATTATAATATTACTGGCCCTACTGTCGGTCTTTCTTTTTGTTGTCAATGGAGATGAAGAATGTTACGCGGAGATCGATATACCTCATCTCTTGATGGGCACCAAGACGGCTTACGAATCGAGCAGAGGAAATGCCACTCGTTTACCAATTGAATCAG CATGTAAACCAGTGCAAATCTGGGCATTGATTCGACACGGCGCGCGTTACCCCGACAGCAACGTGATCAAGCAGTTCTCACAGTTAAATGGATTGCGAGACGAGATTCTTTTAAACCACAATCAAA ggGGTAAGCTCTGTGATGccgatttaaaaaatttacgagAATGGAAAATGAATCCGGAGCCGAACAAGATGCCGGCAAAAGAGTTGACCGAGAGCGGCAAGAAGGAGATGCGAGAGTTTGCCAGGCGCCTGAAAGATAGCTACCCCGAACTCCTGCATGTGGAAAGTTCGCAAAACTGTACAGAGGCGGACTATAAA TTTAGAGCGACAGATATACAAAGAACGAAAGCGAGTATGGAGGCTTTCATGGATGGCTTGTTAGAGGGGAAAAAGGTGAAACCGGAAGAACCACCAAAGAAGGATTCGCTTTTGTAT ACGTACAAAAATTGCCCTGCGTACGAGGACAGTTTGATATCCGACCCCATAGTTAATAGTGAGACAATTAAGTTTACAAACGGTCCCGATTTTCGAGCCGTTCAGCAAAATGTGTCCGATCGTCTTGGATTTGAGAGTCTCATCGACACAG ATGCAATGTTGTTCGTCTACGAGATCTGTCGCTTCGAAACGGCCTGGCACGGTCGATCAGCCTGGTGCGCAGCTTTTAGCTCAAAGGATATCAATGTACTCGAGTACCGGGAGGATATTGGTTGCTATTATTACTGCGGACCTGGACGACGCATAAACGAGATGCTTGGCTGTCCACCATTACAGGACATGATCAGAAGATTTAG aaattttgagaaaaatgcCGACGAGCCCAAAGCCGTCTTTTACTTCACACACACGGTGACACTTCAGGCAACTATGGCAGCAATGGGCATCGGAAAGGACAAATATCCACTTCTATCCAGCAATTACCATGCAGCAGGCGATAGGACGTTCAAAACTTCACTGATAGGACCGTTTGCCGGTAATCTAGTGGCCGTCTTTCACAG GTGCAGTAATAATGGAGTGACTCAACACAAAGTTACTCTACATGTATCTGAGCGTTTGTGGCCAGTCTCCGGTTGTGCCGATGGTATCTGCGATTGGGAGATCTTTGAACAAAAATATGCCGACGCAGCTGATCAGtgcaatttgcatttttgtaACTCGCCAATAGATTAG
- the LOC100121772 gene encoding Fanconi anemia group I protein, translating into MYSQYKNLTSQKSSQSQFRKFVENADINELIKMVLSKLSSTEVMKMLDDIFQACSELGYGYHDKWQKLVKAIFDALKKTKVTSKHAENIVSRIVVDFPMFERAHLVKLVDYFLDRIRNNDDDFMSWKDVLPLLLERLEEENNINHRGSDVTGKDYKIIIIRSICDIDWEPSILTSLAKMFVELMAEVKDKVIWDTIMKALTNKLMTVDLNELPPLAHQMLKLGCEHNSTLLFSTLSKYFAENYVNVSDDDANSQETSESIISSKVSLKELQEVESTVIYYIYQSALDNTKGSTEYLKCLKSVVNAPEYILDTFVMSVLLLLSGLHEDEAFQILKLAVLRRIQEEENQNNSAWLRRVSSDNQNVLQTINRVIDHSNKDRQLVLKGMVDFAFVLLGIDRKAGTEHHLPWEYGCKIVQKIARKRSDAGGTILEILVDKIVRAGSNVIQYTDCLSYMCRRLTMTVLEHQVWITTLLEQLLVIPGSAASQVLRAILPLMRVSGSIRDNLIMSLRKALYRKGTETRKMAVLGFLQLLKNLKLTTLTALSQSDSLSSSNVASSSSLFTQATMERPSQRSASNPWHNTSLCREILAILGKCFSHEIEVRSHLYKELYFGILKNEELTEYVVEMLLEHLFQYYEKDENVALPIVFEKCSTTQGIEVVLQEPLADLIFALQKIYLRVASKESARIDKLAVVLESLCKRMCQTDLEHMGLEEDTDLLDNTPKAQQKLLNVKLAISVYESLIAYKIASWSQVSVNISQSVISLFKGYSNLVEYLKRTNKTKKGPGKGKKDKDKDKDGNDTTIKKPGRPAAIKMPPTVMDFDTVAKSMILLYNTKNTYATEDQTSLLRGRIEFHLYILSTCLQLLQHVKTLKDHDLQTCLELNKQNFNSIGRTLYKYIISDLKTVSSFNGQTAGLGLECFKECCDVMCTLNSSELPAFLEVTCEVKSDRGLSLQLQGLISPLKDVFIASLNEDETEEVIAEKIPIHLIETISKLVQKIMFNEIKAEKMFDWLTKLAEEQEIVDITVASIIFQLILMIEERSLEYGEVLQDICIEFCAILGKIDKSEVTSTRKFQMINETNIYIIYIAINKILSLKLQNVNWLLGRLNAEHSALISLEADNESNRKRIKEREQSLCRQFSFILGVFEVLASARIMPGPASDAIFKNLLKVYNFACALAKYFKKKSTATNPAFQSVKFIPVIQGAGNALKQAIMDLILHVESSQSGGKSNDANVQRNKILKEVMVIPKVVQAIDTFDKEIVLLAKKTGVDLLKYTKYDSIRDFRIKSTQLKENIEKMNVSLMITQANANQNEEEEDQTDDAAEESESRSESDESPRPSKRRRSS; encoded by the exons ATGTATTCGCAATACAAGAATTTAACCAGTCAAAAGTCATCCCAGTCgcaatttcgaaaattcgtCGAAAATGCTGACATCAATGAG cTTATCAAAATGGTCCTCTCGAAACTCAGCTCCACAGAGGTGATGAAGATGCTGGATGATATATTCCAAGCTTGTTCAGAACTGGGATACGGATATCATGATAAATGGCAGAAATTGGTCAAAGCTATTTTCGATGCGCTCAAAAAGACTAAAGTTACCAGCAAGCATGCCGAGAACATTGTTAGTAGGATCGTGGTTGATTTTCCAATGTTTGAGAGAGCTCATCTCGTCAAGCTTGTTGATTACTTTCTTGACAGGATTAGGAATAACGACGACGATTTCATGAG ctGGAAGGATGTTCTGCCTTTACTATTAGAAAGACTTGAGGAAGAGAATAACATAAACCATAGAGGCTCTGATGTCACTGGCAAAgattataaaatcattattatacGTTCTATTTGTGATATTGACTGGGAACCTTCAATTTTGACATCATTAGCAAAAATGTTTGT agaACTGATGGCAGAAGTAAAGGATAAAGTTATTTGGGACACTATTATGAAAGCGTTGACAAACAAACTTATGACTGTTGATCTCAATGAGCTGCCACCTTTGGCTCATCAAATGCTTAAACTGGGATGTGAGCACAACAGCACATTACTATTTTCCACTCTGTCCAAATACTTTGCAGAAAATTATGTCAATGTCTCAGATGACGATGCCAATAGCCAAGAGACATCCGAATcaataa TTTCAAGCAAAGTCTCCTTAAAAGAACTCCAGGAGGTAGAAAGTACAGTCATATACTACATCTACCAATCTGCTCTGGATAACACCAAAGGTTCAACAGAATATCTGAAATGCCTGAAATCTGTGGTTAATGCCCCAGAATACATTCTGGACACATTTGTCATGTCAGTACTACTGCTGTTATCCGGTTTGCACGAAGACGAAGcctttcaaattttaaaactcGCGGTTTTGCGACGGATCCAGGAAGAGGAAAATCAGAACAACAGTGCCTGGCTCAGACGAGTGTCATCTGATAATCAAAACGTCCTACAAACGATCAACCGAGTGATCGATCACAG CAATAAAGACCGTCAACTGGTCCTAAAAGGCATGGTTGATTTCGCCTTTGTACTATTGGGCATTGATCGCAAGGCTGGTACAGAGCACCACCTGCCCTGGGAGTACGGCTGTAAGATAGTTCAGAAGATTGCCAGAAAGCGAAGCGATGCCGGTGGAACTATCCTCGAGATTCTCGTCGACAAAATTGTCCGAGCAGGCTCCAACGTCATACAGTACACAG ACTGCCTGTCGTACATGTGTCGTCGGCTAACGATGACTGTGCTAGAGCATCAAGTCTGGATAACGACTCTCTTGGAACAGCTGTTGGTGATACCCGGCTCGGCAGCGAGTCAAGTTTTGCGGGCCATTCTACCACTGATGCGTGTCTCTGGCTCGATTCGCGACAATTTGATCATGAGCTTGAGAAAGGCGTTGTATCGCAAGGGCACCGAGACTCGAAAGATGGCTGTTTTAGGTTTTCTACAGCTGCTGAAAAATTTGAAGCTCACGACACTCACAGCACTCAGCCAGTCTGACTCGTTGTCGTCGTCTAACGTTGCCTCGTCGTCATCGTTGTTCACTCAG GCGACAATGGAAAGACCGTCGCAACGATCAGCCTCGAATCCGTGGCACAATACCAGTCTGTGTCGAGAGATTCTAGCTATTCTCGGCAAGTGCTTTTCACACGAGATAGAAGTGCGATCTCACCTGTACAAAG AACTGTACTTCGGTATACTGAAGAACGAAGAACTAACAGAGTACGTAGTAGAGATGTTGCTGGAGCACTTGTTCCAGTACTACGAAAAGGATGAAAACGTGGCACTGCCGATCGTCTTTGAAAAATGCAGCACAACCCAAGGCATCGAGGTGGTGTTACAAGAGCCCCTGGCTGACCTCATCTTTGCCCTACAAAAGATTTACCTGAGAGTCGCTTCCAAGGAATCGGCCAGGATTGACAAGTTAGCTGTTGTCCTGGAATCGTTATGCAAGAGAATGTGTCAGACTGATCTCGAGCATATGGGGCTG GAAGAGGACACAGATTTACTGGATAATACACCAAAAGCCCAGCAAAAGTTGTTAAACGTCAAACTTGCGATCTCGGTGTACGAATCACTGATAGCTTATAAAATCGCTTCCTGGTCTCAAGTTAGCGTCAATATTAGTCAAAGCGTTATATCCCTTTTCAAAGGCTATTCGAACTTGGTCGAGTATCTGAAAAGAACAAATAAGACAAAGAAGGGACCTGGAAAGGGTAAGAAGGACAAAGACAAAGATAAAGACGGCAACGACACGACGATCAAGAAGCCAGGGAGACCTGCAGCCATTAAAATGCCGCCAACCGTCATGGACTTTGACACCGTGGCAAAGAGCATGATTTTGTTGTACAA CACTAAAAATACCTACGCAACAGAAGATCAAACAAGCCTATTGCGAGGACGCATCGAGTTTCATTTGTACATCCTGAGCACCTGTTTACAACTTCTGCAGCACGTGAAGACCTTGAAGGATCACGATCTGCAGACTTGCCTGGAAttgaataaacaaaatttcaaCTCCATCGGACG CACGCTTTACAAGTACATAATTTCCGATTTGAAGACCGTGAGCTCTTTCAATGGGCAAACAGCCGGGCTGGGACTGGAATGTTTCAAAGAATGCTGCGACGTCATGTGCACACTCAATTCGTCCGAATTACCAGCTTTCCTCGAAGTAACAT GCGAAGTAAAATCGGATCGCGGACTCTCACTACAGTTGCAAGGGCTTATCTCTCCATTAAAAGACGTATTCATTGCGAGTCTCAACGAAGACGAGACCGAGGAGGTGATAGCGGAAAAGATACCTATACACTTGATTGAAACGATATCCAAACTCGTCCAGAAAATTATGTTTAACGAAATTAAAGCTGAGAAG ATGTTTGACTGGCTCACAAAATTAGCTGAAGAGCAAGAAATCGTCGATATAACAGTAGCCTCAATAATCTTCCAACTTATCTTGATGATAGAAGAGCGAAGTTTGGAATACGGAGAAGTACTTCAAGATATTTGCATTGAATTTTGCGCGATTCTTGGAAAAATTGATAAG agCGAAGTTACGTCAACGAGAAAATTCCAAATGATTAATGAGACGAACATATACATAATTTACATAGCCATCAATAAAATACTCTCGCTGAAACTGCAAAACGTAAATTGGCTACTAGGTAGACTTAATGCTGAGCACTCGGCGCTGATCAGTCTCGAAGCCGACAACGAATCCA ATCGAAAGAGGATAAAGGAACGAGAACAGAGTCTATGTCGACAATTCTCGTTTATTCTCGGTGTATTTGAAGTCCTTGCTAGCGCGAGAATCATGCCTGGACCAGCATCGGATGCGATTTTCAAGAACTTACTAAAAGTGTATAACTTTGCTTGCGCATTGGCCAAGTATTTCAAGAAGAAGTCGACCGCTACGAATCCAGCATTTCAATCGGTCAA ATTCATACCCGTGATTCAAGGGGCTGGTAATGCGTTGAAGCAGGCAATCATGGACTTGATATTGCATGTCGAG TCTTCGCAGAGTGGAGGGAAGTCGAATGACGCGAACGTACAACGAAATAAAATCCTGAAGGAAGTCATGGTTATTCCTAAAGTAGTACAAGCCATAGACACGTTCGACAAAGAAATAGTGTTGCTCGCGAAGAAAACTGGG GtggatttactgaaatatacGAAGTACGACTCCATCCGAGATTTCAGGATAAAGAGCACTCAGCTAAAGGAAAATATTGAGAAGATGAACGTCAGTTTG ATGATAACGCAAGCCAATGCCAATCAgaacgaggaggaggaagacCAGACCGACGATGCAGCAGAGGAGAGCGAGTCTAGGAGCGAAAGCGACGAAAGTCCTCGTCCGTCAAAAAGGCGTCGCAGCAGTTAG
- the LOC100121734 gene encoding multiple inositol polyphosphate phosphatase-like venom protein precursor, with translation MTVLSITLLALLSLFFFVTDAEERCYAENDAPYRLMGTRTAYKSARGNVTRHLIDSRCKPVQIWALIRHGTRYPNRDVIEKFPQLNQIRNQILSNHVNRGKLCATDLKNLREWRIKPESNKMSAKELAENGKKELRELARRLKESYPELLRVDNSRDDWETDYKFRSTDTQRTKASMEAFMDGLLEGKKVKPEEPPKNDSLLYAYKNCPAYADSLISDPIVNSETIKFTNGPDFRAVLQNVSDRLGFESIIDTDAMLLIYEICRFETAWHERSAWCAAFSAEDIKVFEYREDIGCYYYCGPGRRINEMLGCPPLQDMIRRFRNLEKNADEPKGVFYFSHTVTLQTTMAAMGIGKDPYPLLSTNYRAAGDRTLRSSLIGPFAGNLVAVFHRCSDNKTTRHKVTLHVSERLWPVSGCTNGICDWEMFERKYANAADRCNLNFCYQ, from the exons ATGACTGTTCTAAGTATAACGTTGTTAGCTCTACTatcgctcttttttttcgtcacTGATGCCGAAGAACGATGTTACGCGGAGAACGATGCACCCTATCGACTAATGGGCACCAGGACAGCTTACAAGTCGGCCAGAGGAAATGTCACACGACACCTAATTGATTCAA GATGTAAACCAGTACAAATCTGGGCATTAATTAGACATGGCACACGATACCCTAACAGAGACGTGATCGAGAAATTTCCGCAGTTGAACCAAATTCGAAATCAGATTCTTTCGAACCACGTCAATC GAGGTAAGCTCTGCGCCActgatttgaaaaatttgcgAGAATGGAGAATAAAACCAGAGTCGAACAAGATGTCGGCAAAAGAGCTGGCCGAGAACGGTAAGAAGGAGCTGCGAGAGTTAGCCAGGCGCCTGAAAGAGAGCTACCCCGAACTCTTGCGAGTCGACAATTCGCGGGACGACTGGGAGACAGACTACAAA TTCAGATCCACGGATACGCAGAGGACAAAAGCTAGTATGGAAGCTTTCATGGATGGTTTGTTGGAGGGTAAGAAGGTAAAACCAGAAGAACCACCAAAGAATGATTCGCTTTTGTAT GCGTACAAAAATTGTCCTGCGTACGCGGACAGTTTGATATCCGACCCCATAGTTAATAGTGAGACAATTAAGTTTACAAACGGTCCCGATTTTCGAGCCGTTCTGCAAAATGTGTCCGATCGTCTTGGATTTGAGAGTATCATCGACACAG ATGCAATGTTGCTCATCTACGAGATCTGTCGTTTCGAAACGGCCTGGCACGAACGATCAGCCTGGTGCGCAGCTTTTAGCGCAGAGGATATCAAGGTATTCGAGTACCGCGAGGATATCGGTTGTTATTACTATTGTGGACCTGGACGACGCATAAACGAGATGCTTGGCTGTCCACCATTACAGGACATGATCAGAAGATTCAG AAATCTGGAGAAAAATGCCGACGAGCCGAAAGGCGTCTTCTACTTCAGTCACACAGTGACACTTCAGACGACTATGGCTGCAATGGGTATTGGCAAAGACCCATACCCACTCCTGTCGACTAATTACCGTGCAGCAGGCGACAGGACGCTCAGAAGTTCATTGATAGGACCATTTGCCGGCAATCTCGTAGCCGTCTTCCACAG ATGCAGCGATAACAAGACGACTCGACACAAAGTAACCCTCCATGTGTCTGAGCGCCTCTGGCCTGTATCGGGATGTACCAACGGCATCTGCGACTGGGAGATGTTCGAGCGAAAATACGCCAATGCCGCTGATCGGTGCAATTTGAATTTCTGTTATCagtga
- the LOC100121754 gene encoding multiple inositol polyphosphate phosphatase 1, producing the protein MRLWAAATLLLLGFLTEEVTARESDYCYAYEQDPYLLMGTKTAYQFVQGRTKIPPVTNCVPVQMWVLTRHGTRFPGRKAITQLHTLPKLRDQITYNHDTRGNGRLCNTDLENLRSWQLNPNLTDALANFLTAQGEQDMRLLARRLQSEFPEILRPDPQTISYQNYKFRATQTQRTQASLEAFMDGLFNSRNAVPVEPTPDNDTLLHLYKNCPGWESSLSRDHVDAESERFIAGSEYQNLLQSVSRRLGFSYKINNDSVQLMYDMCRYEKAWEVNRLSPWCAIFSSDELKVLEYLEDLDYYYYSGPGREINSKLGCPLLKDMFTHFRNLESGSYREEPKGIFYFGHTVTLQSLLAALNIGKDNTPLLASNFHQNGRRSFRTSVLGSFASNLIAVFYRCGDARSPNKVIFYLDEVPVQLEGCNVGLCDWEYLKERFGRDVDQCNLDFCYNPNSASGLVRNPLVLLVTVFLTGIAALRSL; encoded by the exons ATGAGGTTATGGGCGGCGGCGACGCTGCTCCTGCTGGGTTTCCTGACGGAGGAGGTAACGGCCAGAGAATCGGATTACTGTTATGCCTACGAGCAGGATCCGTATCTGTTGATGGGGACCAAGACTGCCTATCAGTTCGTGCAGGGCAGAACGAAGATACCACCGGTTACTA ACTGTGTACCAGTGCAGATGTGGGTCCTGACGAGACACGGAACCCGCTTCCCCGGAAGAAAGGCCATAACTCAGCTGCACACACTGCCCAAACTTCGCGACCAGATTACCTACAATCACGACACTAGAGGAA ACGGTCGGCTGTGCAACACTGATTTGGAGAACCTGCGCAGTTGGcagctgaatccgaatttgactGATGCGTTGGCGAATTTCTTGACGGCACAGGGTGAGCAGGATATGCGATTGCTCGCCAGAAGACTGCAGAGCGAGTTTCCCGAGATCCTTAGGCCTGATCCTCAGACCATCAGTTATCAGAATTACAAG TTCCGCGCTACGCAGACTCAAAGGACACAGGCTagtttggaagcttttatGGATGGACTCTTCAACAGTAGAAACGCAGTGCCGGTTGAACCTACTCCCGATAACGATACCTTGCTCCAT CTTTACAAGAACTGCCCAGGCTGGGAAAGCAGTCTGAGTCGTGACCACGTCGACGCCGAGTCCGAGAGGTTCATCGCCGGATCCGAATACCAGAATCTGCTGCAGAGCGTCAGCCGGCGACTTGGCTTCTCTTACAAAATCAACAATG attCAGTCCAGCTGATGTACGACATGTGCAGGTACGAAAAAGCCTGGGAGGTAAACCGACTATCCCCCTGGTGCGCGATCTTCAGCTCGGATGAGCTCAAGGTGTTGGAGTATCTCGAAGATCTCGATTACTACTACTATTCTGGACCTGGACGTGAGATCAACAGCAAGCTTGGCTGTCCGTTGCTCAAGGACATGTTCACGCATTTCAG GAATCTCGAATCTGGAAGTTATCGAGAGGAACCCAAAGGCATCTTCTACTTCGGTCACACTGTGACGCTGCAGAGTCTTCTGGCGGCGCTGAACATCGGTAAGGACAATACGCCACTGCTGGCCAGTAACTTTCACCAAAACGGCAGGAGAAGCTTCCGTACCTCTGTTCTTGGATCCTTTGCCTCTAACCTCATCGCCGTTTTCTACAG GTGCGGTGATGCAAGATCGCCGAACAAGGTGATCTTCTACCTTGACGAAGTTCCAGTACAGCTGGAGGGCTGTAACGTGGGCCTTTGCGACTGGGAGTATCTAAAAGAGCGCTTCGGTCGTGATGTCGATCAGTGCAACCTCGACTTTTGCTACAACCCTAACTCTGCCAGTGGACTAGTCCGGAACCCCTTAGTATTACTCGTCACCGTCTTTCTTACCGGCATTGCGGCGCTGCGGTCGCTCTAA